In Bubalus kerabau isolate K-KA32 ecotype Philippines breed swamp buffalo chromosome 4, PCC_UOA_SB_1v2, whole genome shotgun sequence, one DNA window encodes the following:
- the NMRK1 gene encoding nicotinamide riboside kinase 1 isoform X2, producing the protein MKTFVIGISGVTNGGKTTLAKNLQKHLPNCSVLSQDDFFKPESEIETDENGFLQYDVLEALNMEEMMSAISCWMENPTQSLASTHEENIKEIPILIIEGFLLFHYKPLDTIWNRRYFLTIPYEECKRRRSTRVYKPPDAPGYFDGHVWPMYLKHKKEMENVSWEIGVQVTV; encoded by the exons ATGAAAACATTTGTCATTGGAATCAGTGG tgTGACAAATGGTGGGAAGACAACACTGGCTAAGAATTTGCAGAAACACCTTCCAAACTGCAGTGTCCTATCTCAGGATGATTTTTTTAAG CCAGAGTCTGAGATAGAGACAGATGAAAATGGATTTCTGCAGTATGATG TGCTCGAAGCGCTTAACATGGAGGAAATGATGTCCGCCATCTCCTGCTGGATGGAAAACCCAACACAGTCTCTGGCATCAACACATGAGGAAAACATTAAGGAAATTCCCATCTTAATTATTGAAGGTTTCCTTCTCTTCCATTATAA GCCCCTTGACACTATATGGAATAGACGCTATTTTCTGACAATTCCGTATGAAGAATGTAAACGGAGGAGGAG TACAAGGGTCTACAAGCCTCCAGACGCCCCAGGGTACTTTGATGGCCACGTGTGGCCCATGTACCTaaagcacaaaaaagaaatggagaatgtCTCATGGGAAATTG